A section of the Flavobacterium ardleyense genome encodes:
- a CDS encoding four helix bundle protein has translation MTINDLNILMREIMLKGTKVFAIDCWKLCSKLPKTREYNAYVNQLIRCSSSVAANYRASQRAKSAADFIYKLKIVEEEADESQFFLELLTEFTSEEIPFLQLDLKNLCQQANEIVAIIVSSIKTVKQRNPK, from the coding sequence TTGACAATCAATGACTTAAATATTTTGATGAGAGAAATAATGCTAAAGGGAACGAAAGTATTTGCCATTGATTGTTGGAAGCTTTGCAGCAAATTACCAAAAACTCGCGAATACAACGCATACGTAAATCAACTAATTCGATGTTCGAGTTCAGTTGCGGCCAATTATCGTGCATCACAAAGAGCAAAATCTGCTGCGGACTTTATTTATAAATTGAAAATAGTTGAAGAAGAAGCGGATGAGAGTCAATTCTTTCTAGAATTACTTACTGAATTCACCTCAGAAGAAATCCCATTTTTGCAGCTTGATTTAAAAAACTTATGTCAACAAGCCAATGAAATTGTTGCCATAATAGTATCATCTATAAAAACCGTTAAGCAAAGAAACCCCAAGTGA